The DNA region GATTTAGCATAAGAGTTTTTTGTAACAGGTGAAACTTCGCATTGACAGAATGTACGGAATGTACTATTATTATTATAAAAGTACATTTTGGAGGGTTTGGTATGAGTAATACGGAATTTATCAAGCAGTTACGTGAGCAGACAGGTGCAAAAATACTTGACTGTAAAAATGCGTTGATCATAGGAAATGGTGATTATAGCAAAGCACTAGTATTGTTAAAAGAAAAAGGGATTGAAAGTGCAAAAAGAAGAACATATAGATTGACTAAAAGCGGAATTATAGGTCATTATGTCCATAATAATCAACGGTTAGGAGTTTTAGTGGAGATTTATTGTGAAACTGAGCCCGCTACTTCCACACAGATTTTCAAAGATTTTGTTCGTGATATAGCAATGCATATAGCGGCCATGAAACCTAAATATATTACTACGGCTGATGTGCCATCTATTGATCTTGAGCAAATGAATTATGATGAGCATCAAGCATTTTATAGAATAAACTGCTTGATGGAACAAGATTATTACAAGGACACAAACAAGAGCATTCAAGACGTGTTTCTAGAGATTATAGAAAAACTTAAGGAAAATGTGACTGTGAAGAGGTTTATCTATTTTGAGGTGAGCGATGATCATGAATAAAAAAGCTGAAAAAATCTTAAACACCACATCGAAATTATTCCTTCAAAACGGTGCCAAAAAAATAACCATGGATGATATTGCTGAACAAGCTAAAGTTTCAAAAGTAACCGTTTACAAATATTTTTCCGATAAAGACACGTTGTACTATGAAGTCGGTAAGCACATTTTATCTTTTCAGCTTTCAAAACTAAATGAGATTATTGAATCAAGAGATAGTCTCATAAATAGATTTTATAGTTATATTGACATCTTGAGTGAGTTTACAGATAGCCGTCAATTATGGCTATGTAGCGAATTAACCAAGTTTAATGATCGCCTATCTAGTGAATACAATGGCTATATAAGCAAGCAAAATGAATCTCTATTAATTCTAATTGATGAGGGATACCGAAGCCGCTTGATCAAGCAAGACATTGATAGGCAGATTGTGTTCCATATGATAAATATGGGGATTGTTTACTATCAACAAAATGAGGAGTATAGAAGAATAATGCATACGGATTCGCATTTTCAGAAGACAATTTTGTTTCTCTTGCTAAATGGCATTTTTGTTGACACCAAAAGTATTATGAATGGTGAAATATAGTGATAAAGGGAGTAGAAATATTATGGCAGAAGGTAGTGAATATGAAATACGTAGACCGACTGATTATTATAGTAGATTAGCAAAAGAAGGATCTAAAGACTCAGTAAGAGAGATTATGAAAGACATTAACGAGCAAATGACAATCGCTGAGTCAAAATTAATAGATTTTGTTTTGGGTTATGTTGACACACTTGAAGGAATAAAGACTCTTGAAAATTACCTGTTTAATGGAACACAAATACAAAGAAATTATTGCGCATTATATTTCAATCGGCGTGAGGATTATAAAATCGTCAGAGAGGCTTATGATCAGGGTTTGATTGATATGAAGCAAGTGTTTTCAAGATGAATTAGGAGTGAAGACCTT from Firmicutes bacterium HGW-Firmicutes-1 includes:
- the tsf gene encoding elongation factor Ts (EF-Ts; functions during elongation stage of protein translation; forms a dimer; associates with EF-Tu-GDP complex and promotes exchange of GDP to GTP resulting in regeneration of the active form of EF-Tu) produces the protein MSNTEFIKQLREQTGAKILDCKNALIIGNGDYSKALVLLKEKGIESAKRRTYRLTKSGIIGHYVHNNQRLGVLVEIYCETEPATSTQIFKDFVRDIAMHIAAMKPKYITTADVPSIDLEQMNYDEHQAFYRINCLMEQDYYKDTNKSIQDVFLEIIEKLKENVTVKRFIYFEVSDDHE